In Bacillota bacterium, the following are encoded in one genomic region:
- a CDS encoding linear amide C-N hydrolase, with protein sequence MSRRVRYTLVTVLLLLVVLTAAGYFMFGDQIQAVNSIREIADGVFYLEYRGDYGVADFLEQGGAASDAELTAFLTKFFTKGLY encoded by the coding sequence GTGAGCAGGCGTGTGCGGTATACTCTGGTTACAGTGTTACTGCTGCTGGTTGTTCTAACAGCAGCCGGTTATTTCATGTTCGGTGACCAGATTCAGGCTGTTAATTCCATCAGGGAAATCGCTGACGGGGTTTTCTATCTGGAATACCGGGGCGATTACGGGGTTGCAGATTTCCTCGAACAGGGAGGAGCGGCCAGTGATGCGGAACTGACTGCGTTCTTAACCAAGTTCTTCACCAAGGGACTGTAT